One Brassica napus cultivar Da-Ae chromosome A5, Da-Ae, whole genome shotgun sequence DNA window includes the following coding sequences:
- the LOC125609347 gene encoding uncharacterized protein LOC125609347: MVKSEVKTEKLDDDITIKDHKHRRRVVSSAEALDRKFKRTVLCVAKPSYLLSLLERSSTRCNYLKRLPKILSELLRQRNWREASGVLSVLMQGTMGDGSPSMKRLKYEVLELAGNAARDNKKTRCHVISSWL; the protein is encoded by the exons ATGGTGAAAAGCGAAGTGAAGACCGAGAAGCTTGATGACGACATCACAATCAAAGACCATAAGCACCGTCGTCGCGTGGTTAGCTCCGCCGAGGCCTTAGATAGAAAGTTCAAGAGAACCGTCCTCTGCGTGGCGAAACCGTCTTACCTTCTGAGTCTGCTTGAGCGAAGTAGTACCCGATGCAACTACCTCAAACGGTTGCCGAAGATCCTTAGTGAGCTGCTTCGCCAGAGAAACTGGAGAGAAGCTAGCGGTGTACTTAGCGTCTTGATGCAAGGGACTATGGGAGATGGGTCTCCTTCCATGAAACGCCTCAAATACGAG GTTCTTGAATTGGCTGGAAACGCGGCGAGGGACAACAAGAAGACGAGATGCCACGTCATATCCAGTTGGCTGTGA